CCATCGAGAGTTCTGGAACGAGCTCGACCCGGATGACGTGGAAGGCAGGCTCACGCGTTTCTCCAAGACGCACGGGCCGTTCACCGCCGACGAGGCGATGGACGATCTGGGCCTCAGCGCCACGGCGGTGGTTCACGGGCTCGACAATCTGAAGGCGAAGGGCGAGCTGCTTTCGGGCACGTTCGTCAAGGGCAAGCCGGAGCCGCAATACCTGCATCGCGAGGTGTTCCGCCGCATCCGCTCGCGCTCGCTGGCCAAGGCGCGCAAGGCCGTGAAATCGGTGATGCCGAGCATCTATCAATCTTGGCTGTTGCACCATCAGGGTGTCATTTCCAACGGTGATGAGCACAGCGGTTTCGAGGGGGCTGACGGACTTTTGCGCGTCATCGAGCAGCTCGAAGGTCTGCCGCTGCCCGCCCGGCTTTGGGAGTCGGCGGTGTTCCCGTCGCGTGTGCACGATTACACACCGGCCATGCTCGACGAGCTGCTGGCCCAAGGCGAGGTGGTCTGGGTTGGTTCCAAGACGGACGAGGGCGAAGGAAACGCTGCGGATGAGAGCGCCAAGCCGGGTGATATCGCTTGGTATCTCGCCGATTCTCCGTTGCTGCCGCAGAATTCCGGTTCATTGGTTTTTGATGTAGGTTTCGATAATCATGTCGTTATTGATGATACCCCTGCCGAACAGACGGCGGAAGAGGCTACTGCACTCGTGAATTCAACGGAGAAAGCAACTTCTGCGGATTTCGAACAGGTGGGTCGTGCGACTGGTGCGACGAAGGAAACAATGGCACAGGCTTCTCCTACGGCCTCGGAGCATGCCGTCAACACCGCCAAAGAAACCGTGACTGTTGCCGGGAATCCAGCGACGGACATGGAACATCGCATCATGGCGGCGCTCGCGGTTTCGGGCGCGTCCTACCGCGCCGAGCAACTGGCGGCCCAGTGCCACAACCAGTCACGCGAGGAGGTCGTCAACCCGTTGACCGGCGAGATCGCCGTGGCGCCCCTTGACAATTCCGTGTTCGCTCGTGGCCTATGGTCGCTGGTATGGCGGGGCGAGGTCACCAATTCCTCATTCGCTCCCGTACGTGGCTTAATAGCAGGGGATGCACGCTATGGTCGCTCGTCTGCGTCACGTTCCGTTCCTCGCTATCGCCACGGCAGGGCACGCGTGAGGATGCCGCGTGTGCCGCAGTCGCTGGCCGGCCTGTGGGCGCTGGTTCCACATGCCATGGTCGAGCATCCGGAGCAGCGTTCGGTGGCGTATGTGGAGACCCTGCTCAATCGCTACGGCGTCGTCGCCCCGGCGATGGTCGACCACGAGGGCGGCCAGGCCGGATTCGGCCAGCTTTACCCGTTGCTCAAACGGATGGAGGCCAACGGCAACCTCGTGCGTGGCATGTTCGTGCAAGGGCTTTCGGCCACGCAGTTCGCCACGCGTGATTTCGTCGACGAGTTGCGCCAATGGCGTGTCAGTGATGGTTCCGCCGCGGTGGCCGTGGATGCCGCCGATCCGGTGAATCTCGCCGGTGTCGCCATTCCTTGGCCGGAGTCGCTCGATGACAGCGAAAACGCTCACGACACATTGTCAGCAGCCCAGACATCTTCAGGTCCAGTTTCAGCAGCCGAAGCTTCCGGTCATTCATCAAGCATCACACCAAGTCCGTCAAGCATCAAGCCAAAACGGAAGCGCGCCGCTAAATCGCTGAAACCCACGCGCAGAGCCGGTTCGCTGGTGGTGCTGGTCAACGGCGAGCCCAAACTTTACGCCATGCTTTCAAGCCACCGTCTCATCCTCTTCGACGGCACCAATTTCGAATTGGAACAGGCCGCGGGCGAGTTGTCCGCCCGGTTGCGTGACATGCAGCGATCAGGCGAGTTGCGTGGCAGCGTCTCATTCAAGGAGATCAACGGCAAGCCGCTCACGGCATTGGACTTCGCCTCCCACATCCTGCGCTCAGCCGGTTTCACCTCTACCCCGCAAGGCATGAAACTCTACTAATCGGGTTATAGGCCAAAAAGCGTTGTTTAAGGATCGTTTTTGGGCATGTACTATTCGGAATGCCGAAAATCGTTCATTTGGCAACTGTAAGTGATTGTTTTTCGGCATGGACTGAAGAATATGCCGAAAACCGTTCATGTAGACGTTCTTAACAACTGTTTTTCGGCATGAACGATTCGGAATGCCGGAAACCATTTGTTACGAGGATCTTGGTGATTGTGTTCCGGCACGAGTTGGCCGGAATGCTGCAATCTGTCGGAATCATCTACAAGTTCCTAAACCCCTGCGGAAGAACAAGGAAGAATAACGAGGCGAAACATCTACTTCCAGCAATCAGAATTCAAGTCATGAACGGCGCTTTCGGCTTATGACCGGGAAATATCATTGGGCATGACTGGTCGAAACAGCGCTGACGCGAAAGCGGGGAACGCCTGGCCCGAAAGCCTTGCGTTCCCCGATTATCTGACTTGTCTTAGCTCAGCTCAGACTTGAAGCTTTGCCTTAGGCGGCGAACTCGATGTGGGCGGAGAGCTCCACGCCGGAGCCATCGCGCCGCATGTCGGGCTTCGGCAGCTCGACGGGCGAGCCGGCCGAAGTGCTGGCGTGCAGCGGATAGGTGCCCACGCAGGCGAAGGTCAGCGTGTTCTGCCCTTTGAGGAAGCGTTGTGAGCGCACGCCACGCGTGCCACGACCCTTGGTGGGGTACATCTCCAGCGGCGTCATCTTGGCCGCGCCGGTCTCGGTACCGGGCAGCGCCGTGTCGTCGCCCGCGACGGTGAGGATGACGGCCCCGGTGGCCGAGAACATGCCGTTCTCGCCCTCGTCATAGGTCCAGGCGATCTTGCCGGCGGGCACCACGTTGAACGTGGCCACATGTTGCCCTTCGGCGAGTTTGATGCCGTTCATGCCGGCGGCCGAGCGCCCCTGCGGACGCACCGCGTTGGCCTCGAAGGTCAGCAGCGAGGCGTCGGTGGAGATGAAGACGATGCGGTCCTCGTCTGCGGCGGGCGCGGCGAACACCACGGCGTCGCCGTCCTTCAGGTCGATGACCGTCCAGGAATCCATGGTGCTCGGCGACTCGCGGTTCCAGCGTTTCACCATGCCGTGGCGTGTGCCGATGGCCAGCGGAGCCAGGGGAGCGCTCGAAGAGGCGTCGTTTCCGCCGTCCTCACCGTCTCCGCTTTCGCTCGCGTTCGTCATGGCGATGGCCGCCACCACATGCTCGCCCGGCACCGGGTCGGTGCTCTCGGTCATGCCAAGCAGCTCGTCGGCCCGCACGCCTCCGGTGAGGTTCAGCGTCGCGGCCACCGGCAGCGAAGGCAGATCAGCCACCTGCGCCAGCACCAGTCGTCCGGCGGAGGTGATGAGCGCGTACTTCGAAAGCGTGGTCGCTCTGAAGATGGAGACGATCTGGTCGTCGGTTCCACGTTCGTCGCCGGCGGCGCGCGTCTGCCAGACATCCATGGCGCTCGGCGTCATGCGCGCGATGAGTCCGGTGGCGCTCAACGCGACCGTGCACGGTTCGTCGTCCAAGCGCAGCGCCTTAGCGGCCTCCTCGTTGTTACCGGCCTTCTTGGCCTTCGTCGCCGCGGCTACGTCAGCCGCCGCGGATGAGATGGTGTTGGCCACGTGGATGGCCGCGATCGCGGAGGAATCGGGGTTGCCGTTGGCCACACCGCCTTCGGCGCCCTGCGACGCCAGCGAGGTGACGGGAGTAAGCCTGCCGTCCTCGTCCTTGTCGAGCAGCACGGTGCGCCGCGGGTCGCCCCACTTCTCCACCGCCTTGTCCATCTCGGCGACCACGACCTCGTCGAGGCGTTCCGTCGATGAGAGAATGGCATTGAGCCCTTCGATGCGCCTCTTCAAATCGTCCTGCTCGGCCTCGAGCTCGATGCGGCTCATCTTGGTGAGCCTGCGCAGCCGCAGGTCGAGGATGTACTGCGCCTGGATCTCGTCGAGGTCGAAGACGGCCATCAGGCGGGTCTTGGCGGCGTCGGCGTTGTCGGAGGTGCGGATGACCTGGATCACCTCGTCGATGTCGACCATCGCCAGCAGCATGCCCTCCACCAGATGCAGCCGCTCCTCGGCCTTCTTGAGCCGGTATTCGCTGCGCCGGTGGATCACGTTGCGACGGTGCTCCACCCACACCTCGAGCATCTCCTTGAGGCCCATGGTGTGCGGCCGGCCATGCACCAGCGCCACGTTGTTCATGGTGAAGTTGTCCTCAAGCGGGGTGTGCTTGAAAAGCTGGGCGAGCACGGCGTTGGGGTCGAAGCCGGTTTTGATCTCGATGACGATGCGGGTGCCGTTGTGGCGGTCGGTCAGGTCGATCGCGCCCGAGACGCCCTCGATCTTGTGGTTCTTCACGCCCTCCGAGATGCGCTCCAGCACGCGTTCCGGGCCCACCATGAACGGCAGCTCGGTGACCACGATGGCCTTCTTGCGGGCGGTGACGTTCTCGATATGGGTGGCCGAGCGCGTGGTGAGCGTTCCACGGCCGGTCTCATAGGCCTCGCGGATGCCGTCGCGGCCGATGATGATGCCGCCGCCCGGCCAGTCCGGTCCGGGCACGTAGCGCATGAGCTCCTCGAGCGTGGCGTCGGGGTGCTTCATCAGGTATTTGGCCGCCGCGATCACCTCGCCGAGGTTGTGGGTGGCCATGTTGGTGGCCATGCCCACCGCGATGCCCGAGGCACCGTTGACCAACAGGTTCGGGATGGCCGCCGGCAGCACGTCGGGTTCCTTCAACTTGTTGTCGTAGTTGGGGGAGAAGTCGACCGTGTCCTCGTCGATGTTCGCGTTCATGCCGAGCGCCGCGGGGGCGAGCCTCGCCTCGGTGTAACGCGAGGCCGCTGGTCCGTCGTCAAGCGAACCGAAGTTGCCGTGCCCGTCGACCAGTGGCAGGCGCATCGCGAAGGGCTGGGCGAGGCGCACCATGGCCTCGTAGATGGAGGAGTCGCCGTGCGGGTGCAGCTTGCCCATCACCTCGCCGACGGCGCGGGCGGATTTCATATAGGCCTTGTCGGGGGTGAGGTTCATCTGGCCCATCTGGTAGATGATGCGCCGCTGCACCGGCTTCATGCCGTCCCTCGCGTCGGGCAACGCCCTGGCGTAGATCACCGAATACGCGTATTCGAGGAATGACTTGCTCATCTCCTCGTCGAGCGGCGTCTCGACGATGTTCTCCTTGACCGTGTGCGGGTCATAGGCCGGTTTGGTCGGTTTGCGACGTTGAGCCATGCTGCTGCGAACTCCCTTGCTAAAAGACAATCCGTTTCAGTGTAATGGTTGGTCTCGTCGGTGTGGCGCTTGGCGGCGTGAGCTGGAAAGTGGCCGTGGCGCGGAGGTGGGTTGGTAGGTAATTCATGGCTATTCACGTTCATGAAAAACCTTGGTTTCGGCGTTTAAAATAATCCATTTGATGGATATACGTATTCGGGGAATTTCCGGGATATCCACGTGTTTCTCGCCTCGCGGTGATTGAATGAGCGTATGAGTGTCGAAGTGCCTGATGAGACGGAATTGCTGGGAATGACGGTCCCCGCGACCTATGGCGATCACGTGGGAATGAAAGCCAAGCCGGTGGATTCGGTGGCTTCCGACGGCGAAGACGAGGCACATCAACCTCTTGCTGGACAGCAATCACAACGTGGCGGAGCGCTGCACCTTTCGTCGATACTGCCGGCGTTGAGCGCTTCGATTGGCTCACCCGTTGCCACGAGGGTCCACCGTGAGCCGGAGGCGTTGCGCCAGGCCTTGGGATTCCCGCAGGCACGCTCGGCCATCGTCGTCCTGGTGGACGGCATGGGCTACTGGAACCTCAACCTGCGCCGCGGCCACTCGCCGTATCTCCGCTCGCTGATGGGCCACGAGGAGAACCAGCGCCCCATCGCCACCTGCGCCCCCAGCACCACGGTCGCCGCGATGGCCACGTTCGGCACCGGCACCTGCCCCGGCATGACCGGCATGGCAGGCTACACCGAGCGCAATCCGCAGACCGGCGCGCTTTCCCAACTCATCCAGTTCCGCGACGCGCTCGAGCCGCTTGACCTGCAGCGCGAGCCCACGGTGTTCGAAGCGTTGGCCGAGCGGGGCGTGCGCGTCACCAGCTCCGGTCTGCCGAAATTCGCGTTCTCGCCCCTGACCCAGGCCGCACTGCGCGGCACGCACTACATCAGCGGTGGCTCGCCCCGCCAGCGCGTGCTCAACGCCTGCAAGGCCGCCGAGGAACCGGGCCTGACTTATCTTTACATCCGCGACGCCGACAAGACCGGCCACAACTACGGCTGGCATTCCGAGCGCTGGGTGGCGGCCTTCGAATCCATCGACGCGCAGCTGGCCCTGCTGCGCCGTTTCGCCCCGAAAGGCACCTTGATCGTCATCACCGCCGACCACGGCATGATCCAGACCGACCCCGAGCAGCGCATCGATATCGCCGAACATGCGGAACTGAGCCAAGGCGTTGCGTTGGTGGGCGGTGAGCCACGATCGGTGATGCTCTATGCCGAGCCTGACGAGGACCCGCAGGCCATCGCCGAGCGCTGGCGCGATTTCCTGGGGGAGTGGGCGCAGGTCCGCACGCGGGACGAGGCGGAAGAATTGGGCATGTTCGGGCCCGTCGACGCCCGTGTCGAGCCGATGCTGGGCGAAGTGCTGGTCTCGGCCGCGCAGAGCGTCACCATCGTCGATACCCGCACGCAAAGCGATCCTGCCACGCGCTTGCCCAGCGTTCACGGTTCGTTGACACACATGGAATCCGACATTCCTTGTCTTATCGATATGGCGTGATTTGGGCGCGACAATCTGATTATCGGATTATCGGCCGTGTTCCAAGTTTTTCCGGATTTTTAGACCCTATTCGCCTTATTCGCCGAAGAGAATCTCGTCCCAGCTCGGCACCGCCGAACGCTTCGACTTGCGGGTGCCGCGGCCCTTGCTCCTGCTCTTGGCCTTGCGGGGCCGTTTCTGACCCTTGGCCTCGGCGTCATCCTCCGCCTGGTCAGCGTCCGAGTTGCCGTCATCGCCGTCGTTTTGGCCGATGTTGAGTTGCGGCTGCGGTTGCGGCACCAACGGTGTGGAGGCCGCCTGCGATTGCGGCATGGCCGTGACCGGGGTCATGGTCTGGGTCTCGACGCGATCCGGCAGCGGCAACGCCGACAAGGCGTCGACCGGCACCGGGTCCTGCGGGCCGAAGATGCTCGCCTGCGGGTCGGCAAGGGCGGCGGAGGCGCCTGAGGAGCGGGATGGGTTGGGGGAGCGGAACGATTCATCTCGCGACGAATGCCCGGCATACGAGGCCCGCTCCTGCCAAGACGAACTCTCCTGCTCGATACGGCGCGACAGCGGCGCGTCCTGGCCGCTGGTCTCGCGCGAAGCCGTATTCGTGCCGGCGCCGATGGCCGGTTCGTTCGCCTCGCCCGAACGCGAGTCCGTTGTCTGGGCCGCTCCGGCGCCGCTCTGGGCCGCGCCTACCTCGCCGAAGAGGATTTGCGCGGCCACGTTCTGGCACTCCACGGTGTTGTCGTGCATGTTCCACGTCCACTCGGCGCGAACACGATTGCGCGCGGTGCGGAATGTGGCGGTGATCCTCCACGGCTCGCGGCTTCGGCGTGTCGCGCTCCAGGCGACGGATTCCATGCTGATGCGCGCGGCGGCCAGTGTGCGGGCGATGAGGTCCTGCACCGAATGCACCTGGCTCTCCTTTGGCGCCGGCACGCTCAGAAACTGCTCGATGGCATACTGCTTCTCGGTCTGCACCGCCGAGGAAAAACGCCGCACCAACGCCTCGTTGAGCCCGTATTTCTCAGCCACTTTTTTGGGTTCCACACCCGCGCGGATAAGTCCCTGAATGCTTGAAATTGGTAGGGTTTGCGCCATTCCCGGACTCGTGGCCAGGCCCGCCTCGCTGCGAATCTGGCGCGCCTCGAGCAGCGCCCTTTCGAGCGCGTCGTCGAGCGTGACCTTGAACCTGATTCCACCGGCGCGAAACACCAGATCGCCGTCGCCGTCGACATGGTCGAGTTGCGCCTTCTCATACGAATCCATCGGCATACGCACCACTTTCCGTCTTACACAACAGTCTATAGAATCCCAGCTTATTCCATGGTGTTCCTCGTGTCGTACTTTACGAACGCGACAAATCGTGTATCCTGTAGCCCGTAAAAGACGATAAATTCTATTTTTGTCTGTATTACCGATTGATAGTCGAAAGGAATTGCCCGATGGCTCAAGATTATGATTCGCCCCGCAGCAAAGACAAGGACGAGGACGAGGAGTCGCTGCAGGCACTGAGCAAAAGCAGCCGCAACGCCGAGGCCGACATCGACGATGACGAGAACGCCATCGCCGAGGACTACGAGCTGCCCGGCGCCGACCTCAGCAACGAGGACGCCTCGGTGACCGTCATCCCGATGCAGGGCGACGAGTTCATCTGCGCCGAATGCTTCCTCGTCAAGCACCGCAGCCAGCTCGACCACGTCAACGCCGATGGCCAGCCGGTCTGCAAGGAGTGCGCCGCCTGATGGCCTACGACGAGTCTTACGACGAACCCGAAAACACCGAGGTGCTGGTCAAGGTCGGTCCCGACGGCGAGGCCCCCGAGTTACGCTACGCCCACGCCGGAGACGCCGGCGCGGACCTGTGCACCACCGTCGAGGTGACGCTCAAGCCCTTCGAGCGCGCGCTGGTGCCCACCGGGGTGTCGATCGCGCTGCCCAACGGCTATGTGGGCCTGGTGCATCCACGAAGCGGGTTGGCGGTTAAAAAAGGTGTCACGGTGCTGAACGCCCCCGGGACCATCGACGCGGGCTATCGCGGCGAGATCAAAGTGCCGCTCATCAACCTCGACCCCGAGCAAAGCGTCATGTTCCACCCGGGCGACCGCATCGCCCAGCTGGTCATCCAGCGCTACGTCGAGGCCAGGTTCGTGCCGGCCGCCACGCTGCCCGGCTCCGACAGGTCGGAGAACGGATTCGGGTCCACCGGCGTGGGCCAGCGGCGTTAGAATCGAAGTGCGCGTGCCACGCTCATGCCACGCCCGTCGCTATGTTCGGCGAAACGCCGACATTCATGCGGCCAAGGGCACCGGTGAGCGGTTACAATGGGCTTGAACCAAGGAGGGGGCGGGATGGCCGAGAAGGAAGCAGACAACTATTCGTCTCGCGTGCTGGGTTGCGAGGTCAGCGACGACGCCCTCGACCCGCTTGAGCCGATCGTGAGGGTCTGCCGCGGCCATTACCCGGACGCCAACCTCGACGTGCTCGAACAAGCCTACCGCCGCGCGGTCTACCAGCACCGCAACCAGCGCCGCCGCTCGGGCGAGCCCTACATCATCCACCCGCTGGCCGTCGCCCAGATCCTGGCCGACCTCGGCATGGGGCCGAAGGTCGTGGCCGCGGGCCTCTTGCACGACACGGTGGAGGACACGGACTACACGCTCGACCAGTGCCGCGAGGAGTTCGGCGACACCGTGGCCGGCCTGGTCGACGGGGTCACCAAGCTCACCAAGATGGACGTCGGCGATTCGGCGCAGGCCGAGACCATCCGCAAGATGGTGGTGGCCATGAGCCGCGACGTGCGCGTGCTCGTCGTCAAGCTGGCCGACCGTCTGCACAACGCTCGCACCTGGCGTTACGTCAAGCCCTCGAACGCCCAGCGCAAGGCCCGCGAGACCCTCGACGTCTACGCGCCCCTGGCCAACAGGCTGGGCATGAACGCCATCAAGACCGAGCTTGAGGAGCTGAGCTTCAAGGTCCTCTATCCCAAGATTTATAACGAAATCGTCGTCCTGGTCAACCGCCGCGCCGGCCAGCGCGACGTGTATCTCAAGCAAATTGTCAGTGAGATCAACGAGGACCTCGCCGACCAGCACATCAAGGCCACCGTCACCGGCAGGCCAAAGGACTATTTCTCGATTTACCAGAAGATGATCGTGCGCGGCCACGATTTCTCCAATATCTACGACCTGATCGGCGTGCGCATCATCGTCGACACCATCCAGGACTGCTACGCGGTGCTCGGCGCCGTGCACGCCCGCTGGAGCCCGGTGCCGGGGCGGTTCAAGGACTACATCGCCATGCCGAAGATGAACATGTACCAGAGCCTGCACACCACCGTGGTGGGTCCCGGCGGCAAGCCCGTCGAGATTCAGATCCGCACCTGGGACATGCACCGGCGCAGCGAGTTCGGCATCGCCGCCCACTGGAAATACAAGGAGAACGGCCAGGCCGGGCGCAAGTTGAGCGCCCCCGACAAGCAGGACCGCCAGCGAGAGGCCGACGAGGCCAACGAGGGCAAGGAGCTCAGCGAAGCCGACAACCTCAAATGGATCCAGCGGCTGGCCGACTGGACCAGCGAGACCCCCGACTCCGACGAGTTCCTCGGCTCGCTCAAGGAGGACCTGGGCTCGGCCGAGGTCTATGTGTTCACGCCCAAGGGCAAGATCATCTCGCTGCCGGCCAAGGCCACGCCCATCGACTTCGCCTACGCGGTGCACACCGAGGTGGGCCATCGCACCATGGGCGCGCGCGTCAACGGCCGTCTTGTGCCGCTCGACACCGTGCTCGAAAGCGGCGACACCGTGGAGGTGCTCACCTCCAAATCCGAGACCGCCGGCCCCTCGCGCGACTGGCTGAGCTTCGTCAAAAGCCCCAAGGCGCGCAACAAGATACGCCAGTGGTTCAGCAAAGAGCGCCGCAGCGAGGCCATCGACGAAGGCAAGGACGAGCTCACCCGCGCCATGCGCAAGCGCAGCCTGCCCATCGCCTCGCTCCTGACGCCACAGGCCCTGGTCGGCATCGCCGACGAGCTCAACTTCGACAACGCCGACGCCGTGTTCGCCGCCATCGGCGACGGAAGGGTCTCCACACAGAACGTCATCTCCCGGCTGGTCAAGGACGCCGGCACCGACGAGGTGGCCGCCGACGTGGAGCAGGAGGAGCTGCCGCTCAAGCGCATCGAGCGCAAGACCAAGAAGACCAGCAAGCTCGGCGTCTCCGTCAAGGGCGTGGGCGACGTGTGGGTCAAGCTCGCGCGCTGCTGCACCCCGGTGCCCGGCGACAAGATCGTCGGCTTCATCACCCGCAACCAGGGCGTCTCCGTGCACCGCGCCGATTGCCAGAACATGCTCGACCTCGAGAAGCACCAGGCCGACCGCGTCGTCGAGGTGGAATGGACCAGCGCCAAGGGCCTCTTCATGGTCAAGATCCAGGTGGAGGCGCTCGACCGCCCGCACCTGCTGAGCGACGTCACCCAGGTGCTCTCCGACCACGGGGTCAACATCATCAACGCCACCGTCTCCACCGGCTCCGACCGCGTGGCGATCAGCCAGTTCGAGTTCGAGATGGCCGACCCGCAGCATATGAACACGCTGCTCAACGCGGTGCGCAAGATCGACGGCGTCTTCGACGTCTACCGCATCACCGGCGCGAAGGATTCCGCCGAGCCGCGCATGCGCAAGATGTGAGCTAGAACAAGCCAGAACAAGTCGTCACAAGCCTTCATAAGTCATCAAGGCAAACCAAAAGGGCCATCACCATTCGCTTTCCAGCGTTGGTGATGGCCCTTGTGATTCCTAAATCATTCAGACTATCGAAGCCTTACTTCACGACCTCCACGGAGACGATACCCGCGGGCTCGAGCGGCATGTCGCTGCCGTCGGTGGGCAGGGCCTCGAGCTTCTTGACCACGGCCTTGGAGGCGTCGTCCGCCACCTCGCCGAAGATCGTGTGGTGGCCGTTGAGCCACGGGGTGGGCACGGTGGTGATGAAGAACTGCGAGCCGTTGGTGCCGTGGACCTTGCCGTCGGGGCCGCGGCGTACGCCGGCGTTGGCCATCGCGAGCTTGAAGGGCTCCTCGAAGGTCAGGCCAGAGACGATCTCGTCGTCGAAGTTGTAGCCCGGGCCGCCGGTGCCGTTGCCCAGCGGGCAGCCACCTTGGATCATGAAGTCCTTGATGATGCGGTGGAAGGTCAGGCCGTCGTAGAAGGGGTCGTGCGATTTCTCGCCGGTCTCCGGGTTCGTCCACTCCTTCTCGCCGGTGGCGAGTCCGATGAAGTTCTTGACGGTCTCCGGGGTCTTGTCGTCGAAGAGGTTCAGGGCGATGTCGCCCTCTGTGGTGTGCATGATTACTTTGGTCATGGTTAATATGCTCCCACTTTGTTCGGACGAGGCGCGCCAAAGAATGCGACAAATCGTTGGAATCTGGCCATTCTCGTACCCGCTATAACGAACGCCGATAGGATTTTCGGGCCCGCGCACCGTGTCGTGGGGCCGAAAGTAGGTATGGTTGCCAGAGCACGACAACCATGTCAATGATCACGTCAGTCACGAGAAAAGGGAGAAGAATGGCATCCACAGAATCGAACCAGCAGCCCGGCACCCCCGGCAAAGGCTCCGCGCCGTTGGACCTCAACGGCCCGCAGGAGCCGGTGCGGGTCAACCACACCGCACGCAACATCGTCATCACCGTCGTGGTGGTGGCCCTGGTGGCGGTGATCGCGTTCTTCGGCTACCGTGGCTTCGCCGGCAAGCAGACCGCCGCCGCCAAGGGGTCCAAGGAGAACTCGGTCAAGATCGGCGTGGTCGGCAAGACCAGCCCGGAATGGCCGATCTTCAAGGCCGCCGCGCAGAAGCAGGGCATCTATGTCGACCTGGTCGATTTCCAGGACTACACCTCCGAGAACCCGGCTCTGGACGCCGGCGACCTCGACATGAACGAGTTCCAGCACATCCTCTACCTGGCCGACTACAACCTGAAGAACCACAAGGACCTGCAGCCCATCGGCGGCGTGGCCCTCTATCCGCTGGGCGTCTACTCCACCAAGGCCAAGAGCGTCAAGGACGTGCCCGCCGGCTCCGAGGTGCCGATTCCCAACGACGAGACCAACCAGGCGCGCGCCATCGGCGTGCTCGACCAGGCCGGCCTGATCAAACTCAAGCACCCCTGGACGCCGTTCACCGATCCCAGCGACATCGACACCGAGACCTCCAAGGTCAAGGTGACGCCGCTGAAGGCCGAGCAGGTGGCCAACAGCCTCAAGGACCCGCAGGTGGGCGCCGGCGTGATGAACACGCACTATGTGCGCGACGCCGGGCTCAAGGCCTCCGACGCCATCTACAAGGACGACGCCACCAAGAAGGAATCCAGGCCCTACATCAACATCTTCGT
This Bifidobacterium sp. ESL0790 DNA region includes the following protein-coding sequences:
- a CDS encoding bifunctional (p)ppGpp synthetase/guanosine-3',5'-bis(diphosphate) 3'-pyrophosphohydrolase; protein product: MAEKEADNYSSRVLGCEVSDDALDPLEPIVRVCRGHYPDANLDVLEQAYRRAVYQHRNQRRRSGEPYIIHPLAVAQILADLGMGPKVVAAGLLHDTVEDTDYTLDQCREEFGDTVAGLVDGVTKLTKMDVGDSAQAETIRKMVVAMSRDVRVLVVKLADRLHNARTWRYVKPSNAQRKARETLDVYAPLANRLGMNAIKTELEELSFKVLYPKIYNEIVVLVNRRAGQRDVYLKQIVSEINEDLADQHIKATVTGRPKDYFSIYQKMIVRGHDFSNIYDLIGVRIIVDTIQDCYAVLGAVHARWSPVPGRFKDYIAMPKMNMYQSLHTTVVGPGGKPVEIQIRTWDMHRRSEFGIAAHWKYKENGQAGRKLSAPDKQDRQREADEANEGKELSEADNLKWIQRLADWTSETPDSDEFLGSLKEDLGSAEVYVFTPKGKIISLPAKATPIDFAYAVHTEVGHRTMGARVNGRLVPLDTVLESGDTVEVLTSKSETAGPSRDWLSFVKSPKARNKIRQWFSKERRSEAIDEGKDELTRAMRKRSLPIASLLTPQALVGIADELNFDNADAVFAAIGDGRVSTQNVISRLVKDAGTDEVAADVEQEELPLKRIERKTKKTSKLGVSVKGVGDVWVKLARCCTPVPGDKIVGFITRNQGVSVHRADCQNMLDLEKHQADRVVEVEWTSAKGLFMVKIQVEALDRPHLLSDVTQVLSDHGVNIINATVSTGSDRVAISQFEFEMADPQHMNTLLNAVRKIDGVFDVYRITGAKDSAEPRMRKM
- a CDS encoding peptidylprolyl isomerase, whose protein sequence is MTKVIMHTTEGDIALNLFDDKTPETVKNFIGLATGEKEWTNPETGEKSHDPFYDGLTFHRIIKDFMIQGGCPLGNGTGGPGYNFDDEIVSGLTFEEPFKLAMANAGVRRGPDGKVHGTNGSQFFITTVPTPWLNGHHTIFGEVADDASKAVVKKLEALPTDGSDMPLEPAGIVSVEVVK
- a CDS encoding MetQ/NlpA family ABC transporter substrate-binding protein — translated: MASTESNQQPGTPGKGSAPLDLNGPQEPVRVNHTARNIVITVVVVALVAVIAFFGYRGFAGKQTAAAKGSKENSVKIGVVGKTSPEWPIFKAAAQKQGIYVDLVDFQDYTSENPALDAGDLDMNEFQHILYLADYNLKNHKDLQPIGGVALYPLGVYSTKAKSVKDVPAGSEVPIPNDETNQARAIGVLDQAGLIKLKHPWTPFTDPSDIDTETSKVKVTPLKAEQVANSLKDPQVGAGVMNTHYVRDAGLKASDAIYKDDATKKESRPYINIFVVRKADVNNPVYQKLVKIYQTQPIFDQLMKISDNSASLANHYTAADLQKIMRQVQAQEKASSKK